One segment of Pirellulales bacterium DNA contains the following:
- a CDS encoding PSD1 and planctomycete cytochrome C domain-containing protein, which produces MGLVVRALRVFGCFALTSAVVSTVQADGPLFERDVLPVLTAHCLKCHGREARKAGLDLRTMALAARGGESGPVLKAGAPQDSPLYGRIADHSMPPEGELPLTPAQIDVVHRWIAAGALSSDGGVASADGLPADASAEVSPADRDYWAFCKLVTHQPPAVSNTDRVRTLVDSFLLTRLEEQGLTFAPDADRRTLVRRAFFDLVGLPPSPGEVAEFVGDSSPEAYEHLLDRLLASPHFGERWGRHWLDAAGYVDVSGGDNDAGIIKLSEGKWLYRDYVIRSFNNDKPFEQFLTEQLAGDELEDWRAEEHFTPATLDRLVATTFLRAAADDTDENELNTADIRHGVLARTVETVSSNLLGLTVHCARCHSHKYDPISQADYYRLTAIFTPAFNPQAWLQPRDRALADISPREKSAGEEHNKQVQSQIADAKNRLTDLRRPYEEKFFEAKLSALPEAIRGDTRLAVQTAADKRNDVQKYLAGKFEAGLKVSAEEVAGALGEADRAAAAELDAKLVELPKQLRTWGKIQALYDVGPPPSTYLLRRGNHDTPGGEVSPGFLNILADETSGALLASAGAGGATSGRRLALAHWLTARDTVAAGQVARVMVNRLWQQLFGVGIVETADNFGHSGSRPTHPELLDWLASRWIVDGYRWKPLLKTVMLSTAYRQASVLPSEGATTSAVDPQAVDPGNQLLWRQRLRRLESEAVRDAILTASGQLDRTLGGPPIPLDPRPDGSVVIKKANLPTPASRWRRSVYVLARRNYHLSMLGVFDQPVVATNCPRRNSSAVVLQSLAMLNDDFVIEQAAAFADRVITTTPADRQTAAAFEIALAREPNSQEIVWCEDLLRRQFDRFRPQCEADAPARRQALAHVCQMLLNTSEFLYVP; this is translated from the coding sequence TTGGGACTTGTCGTTCGCGCGCTACGCGTGTTCGGATGCTTCGCGCTGACGTCTGCCGTTGTCAGCACAGTTCAGGCCGACGGGCCGTTATTCGAACGCGACGTACTACCGGTCCTCACGGCACACTGCCTGAAATGTCACGGCCGGGAGGCGCGCAAAGCGGGCCTCGACCTGCGCACCATGGCGCTGGCGGCGCGAGGGGGCGAGAGCGGACCAGTGCTGAAAGCCGGGGCGCCGCAGGACAGCCCTCTGTACGGTCGGATCGCCGACCATTCGATGCCACCCGAGGGAGAGTTGCCGCTCACGCCCGCGCAGATCGACGTGGTGCACCGCTGGATCGCTGCCGGCGCATTGTCGTCTGACGGCGGAGTCGCGTCGGCCGACGGATTGCCGGCCGACGCCAGTGCCGAAGTGAGCCCGGCCGACCGCGACTATTGGGCTTTTTGCAAGCTGGTGACGCACCAGCCCCCAGCCGTTAGCAATACGGATCGCGTCCGCACGCTGGTCGACTCGTTTTTGCTTACGCGGCTGGAGGAACAAGGACTGACGTTTGCGCCCGATGCCGACCGGCGGACGTTGGTGCGGAGGGCATTTTTCGATCTGGTTGGGCTTCCTCCTTCACCGGGCGAGGTGGCCGAGTTCGTGGGTGATTCGTCGCCCGAGGCTTACGAGCACCTGCTCGACCGACTGCTGGCTTCGCCCCATTTCGGCGAGCGCTGGGGCAGGCATTGGCTGGACGCGGCCGGCTATGTCGATGTGTCGGGGGGCGACAACGATGCCGGCATCATCAAGCTATCCGAAGGCAAGTGGCTCTACCGCGATTACGTGATTCGCTCGTTCAACAACGACAAACCGTTCGAGCAGTTTCTGACCGAGCAATTGGCCGGTGACGAGCTGGAAGACTGGCGTGCGGAAGAACATTTCACTCCGGCCACTCTCGATCGACTGGTAGCCACGACATTCCTCCGAGCCGCCGCTGATGACACGGACGAAAACGAACTCAATACGGCCGACATCCGGCATGGCGTGCTCGCGCGGACGGTGGAAACGGTAAGCAGCAACCTACTAGGGCTGACGGTGCACTGTGCTCGCTGCCACAGCCACAAATATGATCCGATCTCGCAGGCGGATTATTACCGGCTGACCGCGATTTTTACGCCGGCCTTCAATCCGCAAGCATGGCTGCAACCGCGCGACCGGGCCTTGGCCGATATTTCGCCGCGCGAGAAATCCGCCGGCGAAGAACACAACAAGCAAGTGCAGTCCCAGATCGCCGACGCGAAGAATCGATTGACCGATTTGCGCCGGCCCTATGAAGAGAAGTTTTTCGAGGCCAAATTGTCTGCGCTGCCCGAGGCAATCCGGGGCGACACGAGGTTGGCCGTGCAAACGGCGGCCGACAAGCGCAACGACGTGCAGAAGTATCTGGCCGGCAAGTTCGAGGCTGGGCTGAAAGTTTCGGCCGAGGAAGTTGCAGGCGCGCTCGGCGAAGCGGACCGCGCGGCAGCCGCGGAACTAGACGCCAAGCTAGTAGAACTACCTAAACAGCTGCGCACGTGGGGCAAGATTCAGGCCCTGTACGACGTTGGCCCGCCTCCGTCGACGTATTTATTGCGGCGTGGCAATCACGATACCCCCGGCGGCGAAGTTTCTCCCGGGTTCTTGAACATCCTGGCCGACGAGACGTCTGGTGCGCTGCTCGCTAGCGCCGGCGCCGGCGGGGCCACGAGTGGCAGGCGGCTGGCTCTGGCCCACTGGCTTACAGCGCGCGATACCGTGGCGGCCGGGCAGGTCGCGCGGGTCATGGTCAACCGTCTTTGGCAGCAGCTGTTTGGCGTGGGCATAGTGGAGACGGCCGACAACTTTGGGCATTCCGGAAGCCGGCCTACGCATCCCGAACTGCTCGACTGGCTGGCGAGCCGCTGGATCGTCGACGGCTATCGTTGGAAGCCATTGCTGAAGACGGTGATGCTGTCGACGGCATACCGGCAAGCGTCAGTGTTGCCAAGTGAAGGGGCAACAACCTCGGCCGTCGATCCCCAAGCCGTGGATCCCGGCAACCAGCTGTTATGGCGGCAACGCTTGCGAAGACTAGAGTCGGAAGCGGTGCGCGATGCCATCCTCACTGCCAGTGGTCAGCTTGATCGCACTCTCGGTGGTCCGCCGATACCGCTGGATCCGCGCCCTGACGGTTCGGTGGTGATCAAAAAGGCGAACCTGCCGACTCCCGCATCACGTTGGCGCCGCAGCGTTTATGTTTTGGCGCGGCGCAATTACCATCTTTCGATGTTGGGAGTCTTTGATCAGCCGGTGGTGGCGACCAACTGCCCACGCCGCAACAGCTCGGCCGTGGTTTTACAGTCCCTGGCCATGCTGAACGACGACTTTGTCATCGAACAGGCGGCAGCGTTCGCTGACCGCGTGATCACTACGACGCCCGCCGACCGCCAAACAGCGGCGGCGTTCGAGATTGCTTTGGCCCGTGAGCCAAACTCGCAGGAAATCGTGTGGTGCGAGGACTTGCTGCGGCGGCAGTTTGATCGCTTTCGCCCCCAATGCGAAGCCGACGCGCCGGCCCGCCGCCAGGCGCTCGCGCATGTGTGCCAGATGCTGTTGAATACGAGTGAGTTTTTGTACGTGCCGTGA
- a CDS encoding PEP-CTERM sorting domain-containing protein has translation MFRRAFYLLVIILIAAAGANAAELVVMGTNTTAVPGAKVYTVGVQVSQADVAAAIAPLGNSGIPLLVQGVDFIGNVINGASTNPSQLQTIQTAYIDPAAENNPVAPSFGAGPPTVLSAAGTHALYATSWWYTSSTGTLMGVNDSTGNAGVVSTTPAADGSGVYTIGPTNNVGPAGVVWDPLIYNPAAPAMSMEAALLGGYGNSVSYIDKPPVSNLFSNGVLTVPLAQVVTNGDLHFDFSTTGLEGNNFIALDQLTFNFLGGNFTVDPHAVLDYSTNTIHSELTAGGGLASVGGVQVSPTMITADGNLTSTFATTTAANLGQTIGAAAAQQINFALAGSTAQAWDIHFTGTLQGLSTVVFHYDPTLIGSIPEMDLRIEHYENGAWVVPTGQVVDTLAHTITFQTDSFSPFVLAQTPEPSAFVLLSVGALALLGWRRRSAKRTRSV, from the coding sequence ATGTTTCGCAGAGCATTTTATTTGCTGGTGATAATTCTGATTGCGGCGGCTGGTGCAAACGCAGCGGAACTCGTCGTGATGGGAACCAACACCACGGCTGTGCCCGGTGCCAAGGTCTACACAGTGGGTGTGCAGGTATCGCAGGCGGATGTGGCCGCCGCGATCGCGCCTTTGGGAAACTCGGGGATACCACTTTTGGTTCAGGGGGTGGATTTTATTGGAAACGTTATCAACGGGGCGTCCACGAATCCGAGTCAGTTGCAAACCATCCAGACGGCGTACATTGACCCGGCAGCGGAAAATAATCCCGTCGCTCCAAGTTTTGGTGCCGGCCCTCCCACAGTTCTCAGCGCTGCGGGTACGCATGCGCTGTACGCGACCAGTTGGTGGTACACAAGCTCCACCGGCACGCTTATGGGCGTAAACGACTCGACTGGAAATGCCGGTGTCGTCAGTACTACGCCCGCAGCCGACGGTAGCGGTGTTTATACGATCGGGCCCACGAACAACGTCGGTCCAGCCGGAGTCGTGTGGGACCCCTTGATCTACAACCCCGCGGCACCGGCCATGTCCATGGAAGCCGCATTACTTGGTGGGTACGGTAACAGCGTGAGTTACATCGACAAACCGCCGGTCAGCAATTTGTTTTCCAACGGTGTTTTAACCGTTCCACTGGCGCAAGTCGTCACCAATGGCGATCTGCACTTCGACTTCAGTACCACGGGTCTTGAAGGCAACAATTTCATTGCGCTGGATCAACTAACATTCAACTTCCTTGGGGGTAACTTCACCGTCGACCCGCACGCGGTGCTCGACTACAGCACCAACACGATTCACTCCGAGCTGACGGCCGGTGGTGGGTTGGCGAGCGTTGGGGGTGTGCAGGTCAGTCCGACGATGATCACGGCCGATGGCAACTTGACGAGCACGTTTGCTACCACTACAGCGGCGAATCTGGGCCAAACGATTGGCGCCGCGGCCGCGCAGCAGATCAACTTCGCACTGGCCGGCTCGACAGCGCAAGCCTGGGACATTCATTTCACCGGCACGCTGCAGGGTCTGAGCACGGTGGTATTTCACTACGACCCGACGCTGATCGGCAGCATCCCTGAAATGGATTTGCGGATCGAGCACTACGAAAACGGCGCTTGGGTCGTACCAACCGGTCAGGTGGTCGACACGTTGGCGCATACGATCACGTTCCAGACCGATAGCTTCTCGCCGTTCGTGTTGGCACAGACCCCAGAACCTTCGGCCTTTGTCCTGCTTTCAGTGGGTGCCCTTGCGTTGCTTGGCTGGCGGCGGCGCTCTGCAAAGCGAACACGATCGGTCTAG